CCAGAAGATGAGGAGGACATCATACTTGATGAGCTAGCCAAAAAGTATATACAATACAACATGTATTATGCTTTAGTAGATTCTCTAGCTGCGGAGCATAGCGCTAGAATCCAAGCTATGGACGCTGCTACAAATAATGCAGGGGATTTGGTTAAAAGCCTTACTATATCTCTTAATAAGGCAAGGCAGGAGGCTATCACAACAGAGCTTGTGGAGATTAATGCCGGCGTTGAGGCTATTAAATAAATTTATAAAGGAGAATAAATGCAAGGTAAAATTACGCAAGTCATGGGTCCGGTGGTAGATGTTGAATTTAGTTCATATCTGCCGTTAATCAATGAAGCCATTGATGTTTTATATGATGTTGAAGGACGACAAAGCAAGCTCGTGCTAGAGGTTGCTGCTCATTTAGGGGATAATCGCGTTCGCACTATTGCTATGGATATGACAGAAGGGCTCACACGCGGACAAGAAGTCAAGGCGCGCGGCAAAATGATTGAAGTGCCTGTAGGTGAAGCTGTGCTAGGCAGAATCTTCAATGTAACAGGTGATATTATTGATGGTGGTGAGGCACTTAAGAGCGATGTTAAATGGCCTATCCATCGTGAAGCACCAAGCTTTGAAAATCAAAGCACGAGGACAGAGATGTTTGAAACAGGCATTAAAGTTGTCGATTTGCTAGCACCATACTCTAAAGGAGGGAAAGTTGGCTTATTTGGCGGCGCAGGTGTAGGCAAAACTGTGGTTATTATGGAGCTTATCCATAATGTTGCCTACAAACATAGCGGATATTCTGTGTTCGCGGGTGTTGGTGAGAGGACAAGAGAGGGAAATGACCTCTATAATGAAATGAAAGAAGGTGGCGTCTTGGATAAAGTTGCCCTTTGCTATGGACAAATGAATGAGCCACCAGGAGCTAGAAATCGCATTGCTTTCACGGGTTTAACTATGGCGGAGTATTTCCGCGATGAAAAGGGACTTGATGTGCTTATGTTTATCGACAATATTTTCCGCTATGCCCAATCAGGTTCTGAAATGTCCGCACTTCTTGGCAGAATTCCCTCTGCTGTTGGTTATCAACCTACACTCGCAGGAGAAATGGGCAAGCTCCAAGAGCGTATCACTTCGACCAAAAAAGGCTCTATCACATCTGTGCAAGCTGTGTATGTACCAGCTGATGACTTGACAGACCCAGCTCCTGCTTCAGTATTCTCACACCTTGATGCGACAACTGTGCTTAATAGAAAAATATCTGAAAAAGGTATTTATCCAGCCGTCGACCCACTAGATTCAACTTCTAGAATCTTAGACCCACAAGTTGTTGGGGAGGAGCATTATAAAATTGCTACAGGTATTCAACAAGTATTGCAAAAATATAAAGATTTACAAGACATTATTGCAATCTTAGGAATGGACGAGCTAAGTGAGGAGGATAAACGAGTGGTTGATAGGGCTAGAAAGATTGAAAAGTTCTTGTCTCAACCTTTCTTTGTGGCAGAGATTTTTACAGGAAGTCCTGGCAAATATGTAACGCTTGAAGAAACATTGGAGGGCTTTAAGGGTATTTTAGAAGGAAAGTATGATGATATTCCTGAAAATGCTTTCTATATGGTGGGCAACATTCAAGAAGCCCTAGAAAAAGCTCAAAAAATGAAAAACGCGTAGGTGTTAATTATGGATAATCTCACACTCAGCATTGTTACTCCTTACGGCAGTATTTATAATGGCGAGGTTAAATATGTTGTTATGCCCGGTAGTGAGGGGGAATTTGGTGTTTTCCCCGGACACTGCAATCTTTTTGCACTCCTTAAGGTGGGTGTGATTGAGTTTGAAACTCCCAAAAACAAAAAGGAGCTTGTAGCAATTAATTGGGGATATGCCGAAGTCTCATCTGCTGATATTAAAGTCATCGCCGATGGGGCTGTAGCCATTGGTGGTAGTGCAGAATCTGAAATTGCTCTAGCCCTTGATAATGCCAAAACGCTCCTTAAGCAAGCCACTAGCGATAATGCCTTACTTGGTGCTGTAGTTTCTCGCATTGAAAATGTGGCAAAAAGCAGAATCTAAGTCACATGGGAACACTAAGGCATTTTTTTGATGAAAGCACGATAACTACTATTGTCGTGCTTGTATGGCTCTCTTTTTACTTTCTTATCACACTTTGGATTTATATTTATAAAAGCTTTACTTTGAGCGATTGGCTCTCCACAGAGAAATATCACCTTGAAATGCTCCTTGCTAAAAGCATTCTTATTCCAAAAAATACTTTCCTTAACGCCCTGCTTGAAAAAAATGAAGGGCGTGTTTCAAGGGAATTATTGCAAGTATGGAAACTTAAGGCTACTCAGAGTGCTACCTCCTCGCTTGTGTTTTTAAGCCTTGTTGCTTCTACAGCACCATTTATAGGATTATTTGGCACAGTGGTTGAAATTTTAGAAACCTTTAGCGTATTAGGCGGGGGCAATGTCTCCTTTGATGTGATAGCGCCAGTTATCTCAAAAGCCCTTGTAGCAACTGCAGCAGGCATTCTTGTAGCGATTCCAGCTTACTCATTCCATTTGCTCATTAAACGCAAATGCTATCAAATCGCTACATGCATTCAAATGCAAATTGACCTTATCCTTGCGAGCAAGTAGATTCTATAAGTGAGCAGATTCTATGAATAATGATGAATTTGATTGGGAGGAAAAGCCAGAGCTAAATATCACGCCACTTGTGGATATTATGCTAGTCCTCTTAGCTATCCTTATGGTAAGCACGCCTACGATTACTTATCAAGAGGATATCACTCTCCCCAAAGGTTCTAAATCAAAAAAAGTCGCTCAAGATTCTATGCTCGAAATCCGTATAAGCGCAGATAGAAAAATTCACATTCGTGATAAAATATATGAATTTCAAAATTTTGCGGATTCTTTTGTGCTATTTAGTAAAAATTTTGATAAGGACATAAATATTTTTATCCGCGCAGATAAGAATCTTAAATATGAAGATGTGATATATATTCTTAAAACCGCTAAAGAATCTGGCTTCCTTAAAGTATCCCTTATCACTAGCAGCTAAGATGAATAACGCTCTTTTATTTATTGCAAGCGGTATTATTTCCTTTTGTACTTATTGTCTTATTATCATCGCGCTTGTTTTTACTCTCTTTCGCCAAGCGCCTACACATTATGCCTCCCTTAGAGAATCTGCCCTATCCCTTCACGCCATAAGCATTGAGGCAATCATTGATGACAAGCCCACTCCTAGCCCAAGTCAAAAGCCCGCCACAAGCAATAATCCACTTGCTGGCTCTGGCATCAAAGATATATTTAACAATATAGATAGTAATCAGCCCTCACAAAATGCCCCTATAGGCGATAATCGAGAAAAAATTGAGCAAAATGCAAAAGAGCAAAAGCTCAAAGATTTGCAATCAGCCACACAAGAGTTACAAAACAAACTTAACGCCCTAAATAATCTAACCATCAGTACGCAGAGCAATCAAAGTGAAGGAGAATATGATGAGTGGTATGCTCAAATTGAAAAAATGATACTCCAGCAATGGCAACAGACTTTTTATGTTGAAGATAAAATGCAAGCATTGGTAAATATTCGCATTGCAGACAATGGAGTTTTTAGCTATAAAATTGTAAAATACTCTGGCAATGTGGCTTTTGATGATTCTCTTAAAGCCATGCTTGAGGCATGCACGCAAATGCACTTTCCGCCACACCCTAAGGGAGCAAGGGAGATTGCCACTACTTTTAAAAATTAAAGGAGACTTATGAGACTAATTGGACTTATATTATTGCTAGGCATTCAGCTTTTTGCCGTTGATGCGACCTTAGAAATTGTCAAAAATACCAACAAGATTCCATATATTGTAGTTGAAAGACTAGATAGTGAGAATGCTGATTTTGGCGCAAAAGTGCTTAAAATGCTAGTGGCAGATTTAAAAGTAAGCGGGCATTTTCAAGTCTATGATGGTGGCGTGAGTAAGGCTCAAACAATCACCTATAAAGACTATGCAGACAAAAAAATTGACTTACTCGCACAAATTAAAGTGAGCAAATCCTCAAATGCCATAACAGGCACAATATTGCTTTATGATATTAATCGTTCAAAGCTCGCCTACACCAAAGAATATACAGAAAATGACTTAAAGCGCTTCCCTTTCATTGCCCACAATATGACCATAGATGTTAATAGTTATATACAAGCCCCAAGCATACAATGGATGCAGCGCCTCGTCGTGCTTTCACAATACACTACTTCGGGTAGCAGTGAAATTCTCATCGCAGATTATACACTTACATACCAAAAAGTAGTGGTTAGAGGAGGACTTAACATATTTCCAAAGTGGGCAGATTCTAAACAAGAAAGCATTTACTACACAAAATACCTTGATGTGCCAACTATTGTTAAGCATAATTTAGTGAGTGGGCAAATTGAAAGGCTGGTAAGCAGCGAGGGTGTCGCTATCGTTTCTGATGTCAGCAAAAATGGAGAGAATCTTATCCTTAGCCTCTCACCCACCGCGCTTTCTGATTTGTATATTTATAATACAAAAAGCACCAATATGCGCAGACTCACCAATTATTCGGGGATAGATGTTGATGGTAAATTTGTAAATGATGAAAAAGAGATTATTTTTGTATCCGATAGACTAGGATATCCTAACATATTTATGATGCGCATTGATGGTGGTGGCACGGAACAGGTTGTGTTGCATGGCAGGAACAATAGCGCTGTTACATCAAATGGAAAATATGCCGTCTATACAAGTCGAGAAACAAATAACGAGTTTGGAAGCAATACTTTCAATCTTTATCTTATCTCGCTTGCTCCGGGCTCAAATTATATTCGCCGACTTACAGCAAGTGGCAAAAATCAAATGCCTAAATATTCTCACGATGGCGGGACTATTATGTATCTTAAGCATTATAAAGCCCAAAGTGCGCTAGGCATTATTCGTATAGATTACAATACAAATTACTTTTTTCCACTCACTAGAATGAAAATCCAAGCTTTTGATTGGTAGAATTTGCACTATTTACTTTTGTTGCATAGAATAGCCCATATTTACTTTTAAAGGAGACAAGATGAAAAAATACATCGTAACAGGTGTTCTAGTCGCGCTTATTTGTGCTGGTTGTTCAGAGCCTGAAGCAGCGGATTCTGGTTCTGGTACTGCCGCAAACAAGCCTAGCAATGGGGATAATTTCGTAGATTTAACTACAGATACTGCTGCTGGCTATGCAAAGGTATTATTTGATTTTGATAAATACGACATTCGCACCGACATGGAAGACCGCGTAGAAAAAAGTGCTACTGCACTCAAAAACACAGGAGCAAAGGTTGTTCTTGAAGGACATACAGACTCTTATGGTTCAGACGCTTACAATTATGCGCTTGGTACAAAAAGAGCCAATGCGGTAAAAAATGCCCTTACAACACGCGGTGTAAATGCTTCTCAAATTAAGACTGTGAGCTATGGCGAAAGCAAGCCTACTTGCACAAGCGATACACCTGAGTGTAATCAAGAAAATAGACGCGTTGAATTCAAACTCGCACAGTAACACATTTTAAGGCATAGAGTTTGGTGAAGCGGCTTCTACTTTTCGCTATACCCATTCTCCTGTGTGCCAATGAACCCTCCGCTTTTGAAAAACAAAGCGGAGTCACCAAAAACGACATAAAAACCCTCCAAAGTCTTATTACTAGTCTTCAGCAAAGAGTTGATACTATTCAACAAGCCCAAGAGGGCATATCAAGCCTTTATGAATCTCAAAGCTCCAAACTTCAACAGCAAATCATACAAACCACGCAGCAAGCAAAAGATATAGAGGAGCTAAAAACGCAAAGCGCGCTTTATGAGAATCTTAAGCAACAAGTTGATACCAACACGCAAGATATTCAAACGCTTAAAGCGCAGATTCAAGAGATTAATCAAACGCTCTCTACCCTCAATCAAACTATCCTTAACGAACTCAAAGCCCTAAGCAATCCAAACCCTGCAAATCAAGCAAATAAAGATTCTAAGCCAGCCACTCCCACTATAGATTTTATCAAAGATAAAAATAAAAAAGCAGAAATTTTCACTCAAGCACAAGAAATGTTCAATAAGGCCGAATATGAGCCTGCAAAAGCACGCCTTGAATGGTTTGTAGAAATTAATTACAAAAAAGCTCAAAGCCATTTTTACCTTGGCGAGATTGCTCTCAAAAGTAAATCATACAACACCGCTATTTACCACTACAAAGAAAGTGCGCTTATAAATGATAAGGCAAAATATATGCCTACACTTTTGCTACATTCTGCCAAATGTTTCAACGCTATCAAAGATACAAATAATTATAATAAGCTTTTGGATTCTTTAGTAAGTAACTATCCTACGAGCAAAGAAGCCCAAGAAGCGAAAAAGCTAAAAAATCAACACAAGGACAAAAAATGATTGCACCAAATAAAGTTGTAAGTATCGAATATGAGGTATTCAATCAAGCCGATAATGCACTGCTTGATTCTAACAAGGGCGGCTCACCACTAGAATTTCTTGTCGGTTCAGGGCAGATTATTAGCGGACTTGAGAATGCCCTCATAGGCGCAAATGTAGGAGATAATATCAAGGCTACCATTCAGCCAGAAGATGCTTATGGCACTTATCAAAGCGATTTTGTGCAGGAAGTGCCACGTGAACAGTTTGAGAATATTGATTTAAAGGCTGGAATGACGGTTTTTGGACAGAGTGAAGATGGGCAAGTAACGCAAGTGAGCGTGAAAGATTTTAACGATAAATTTGTAATTATTGACTACAATCACCCCCTAGCTGGCAAAACGCTAGATTTTGATGTAAAAGTGCTTGATGTGCGCGAACCAACAGAAATGGAGATTTTACAAGGTGGCGTTGGCGGGGGCTGTGGCTGTGGCAGTGGCGAAGGGCATCACCATGGTGGCGGTGGTTGCTGCGGTGGTGGCGGACACGCTCATGGTGGCGGGGGCTGTGGCTGCGGACATTAGGCATTAGTGTTTATAGAATCTAGGGCAACTTAGATTCTATAATTAGATTCTATAAATGATGATTTTGTGATTTAATTGCTAGATTCTATAAATTTTATAGAATCTGCACTTTTGGAGGACTAGTGTCCCTGGTGGGCGCCGTGGGCTTCAAACCCATTGAAGGGTTAGGTGTCTAATCCTTGGGGAGTTCGATTCTCTCGTCTTCCTGCCATTAATGACGACTAAAAAGACTTTAACTTAAAGGTATTGCTATGGAAGCGCAACTTATGGCACTGGCAGTTCAAACTTATAAACTTACACTTATTTTGTCCCTCCCTATGCTTTTAGCTGGGCTGATTGTGGGTTTGCTTGTGAGTATTTTTCAAGCCACTACGCAGATTAATGAAATGACACTCACCTTTGTGCCAAAGATTCTAGCCGTTGTGGCGGTGATTATTTTTGCTATGCCTTGGATGATTAATATGATTACTGATTACACGCGTATGCTGCTTACGATGATTGCTAATATTAATTTCTAATGCAAACGCGCCTTATTAATTTTGCGACCTATTCAAGTCTTAAAATCGGCTCTACGCTTGAAGTCTCACTCATTCAAACTCTACAAGATGCTACTTTTGCTCATTTACAGAATCTAACTATCATAGGGCAGGCGAATAATCTCCTCATCTCCCCCACTGCACAGCATTTGGCTATGCTTGACAAAAACTTTGCGTATATTAAAGACTGCTATGAAGATTCTCAACATCTCATCGAAATTGGCGGCGCATATAGCTCTGGGCGTATTTTTCATTATTTTAAGGCGCACAATCTCTCTGGAGCGGAGTTTTTGCAGGCGCTACCGGGGAGTCTTGGAGGGCTAGTAAAAATGAATGCAGGTATGAAGCGATATGAAATCAAGCAGCTCATTCATTCTGTCAATATTAATGGAGAGTGGCATAATATAGAATCTATCCCTATGAATTACCGCGATAGTGGGATAAATGGCGTTATCCTCGCGGCTAGATTCTATAAAAATATAGGCTTTAATGATGAGCTGCAAAAGATGTTTAATGTCCTGCGTAAAGCTCACCCAAAGGAGCCAAGCTGCGGGAGCTGTTTTAAAAATCCTAAGGGCGATTTTGCTGGCAGACTTTTAGAATCTGTAGGCTTAAAGGGCTATAGTATCGGCGATGCTGCCTTTAGTCAAAAACATGCTAACTTTCTTATCAATAAAGGCAACGCGACTTTTGCAGATGCTATAAGCCTTATTGAGCTTGCAAAAAAGCGTGTGTTTGAGGCAAGCGGCATTACTCTAGCGTGTGAAGTGTGCATTGTGCAGTAAAATATGCGCACCACTATTATACACCACTACAATAGCGCCATTTTGCGCATTTATAGCATTGTGCAGTATGTTTTGGCACTTTTGTCCCTTTATCCCTCACTTATCAAATCCAGATTCTATAAAGATACATTCCACAAAATCTATTTACAGAATCTAGTCCTTAAAAACTGCTTTTGTGTATGGAGCTTAAAGCACGATGCAAGCTTACTATAAGGATTTTTTGCTATAATCGTGCGCTTATTTTAGATTTTGCGTATATTTTGGAGTGTCAATGACTACCTTTTTTCTTATCACACAAATTGTTTTAGCAGTGATTATTACCATTGCCGTGCTTTTGCAAAAAAGCTCAAGTATCGGGCTTGGCGCGTATAGCGGAAGTAATGAATCTGTCTTTGGGGCGAAGGGTCCTGCAGGATTTTTAGCAAAATCTACAATGGTTTTGGGCTTGCTTTTTGTGCTTAATACCATTGCCTTAAGCTATGCGTATAATAAACAAAGTCAAAAAAGCGTGCTAGATTCTATGCAGACTACTTCACAAAATAGCACTTCGCCTGCTCCTAGCGTAAATACAGATGAGAGTGCCAATGCTTTTATTGTTGATGAGAATATTCCCTCCGCGCCGCTACTCAACGATGCAGCAAGCAATGAAGCAAACAAAGCAGATAATAAATAAAGGAGCGTTATGTTAGGCGAGATTTACCAAAATGCAAAATCGCACATGGACAAGACGATAGATTCATTGCGTAGAGATTTTAGCACACTGCGCAGTGGTAAAGTAAGTGTAAGTATTTTGGATAATATCCGCATAGATTATTATGGCACGCCAACCCCGCTCAATCAAGTTGGCTCTGTGATTGCCCAAGATGCCACAACTATCATCATCACGCCATGGGAGAAGCCACTCATTAAAGATATTGAAAAATCTATCCAAGAGGCTAATATAGGCGTTAATCCAAACAGCGATAGTGAGTGCGTGAAGCTCTTTTTCCCCCCTATGACGCAAGAGCAGCGCAAAGAAATTGCCAAAAATGCTAAATCTATGGGAGAAAAGGCAAAAGTTGCCATTCGCAATATTCGTCAAGATGCTAATAATGCCATTAAAAAGCTTGAAAAAGATAAGACTATCACAGAAGATGAGGGCAAAAAAGCACTTGATGAGATACAAAAATACACTGATGAATTTGTGAAAAAATGCGATGATATGGTCAAGCACAAAGAAGAAGAGGTTATGAAAGTATAAATGAGCGAAGTTATAGGCATTAAGCACAATCAATCTATTTATGATATTTGCACGGCAAAAGAGCTTGGCATTAGCGGGGATAATATTCTTTTTAATAATTCTAAAGAATCTTTGTCTATTATCCGTCACTCCTGCGCACACCTTATGGCGCAAGCTATTAAGGCGCTGTATCCAGAGGCACAATTTTTTGTAGGACCGGTGGTTGATGAGGGATTTTATTATGATTTTAAAGTAGATTCTAAAATTAGCGAGGAGGACTTGCCTACCATAGAATCTAAAATGAAAGAAATTGCTCAAAATGCCTATCCTATCAATAAATACACCCTTTCACGACAAGAGGCGCAAATAAAATTTGGCAACGATGAGCTAAAGTTGGCTGTAATGAGCCGCATACCAGATGATAATCTTAGTATCTACGCGCAAGGGGATTTTGAGGATTTATGCAGGGGACCTCATTTGCCAAATACAAAATTTTTACAACATTTTAAGCTCACAAAAGTCGCAGGTGCGTATCTTGGTGGCGATGAACACGCACAAATGCTTGTGAGAATCTATGGCATTGCTTTTGCGGATAAACAATCGCTTAAAGATTATCTCTTTGCTATGGAGGAGGCAAAGAAGCGTGACCATCGCAAACTTGGGCAAGAAATGGGACTTTTCACTTTCGATGAGGAAATTGGAGCAGGGCTGCCTATATGGCTGCCAAAGGGTGCTAGGCTGCGCCAAAATATCGAGCGTTTGCTCACCACAGCGCTTAATGAGCGAGGGTATGAGCCTGTTAGGGGACCTGAAATACTAAAAAGTGATGTATGGAAAAAAAGCGGGCATTACGCCAACTACAAGGAAAATATGTATTTTACTACCATTGATGAGCAAGAGTATGGCATTAAGCCTATGAATTGTGTAGGGCATATCAAAGTCTATCAAAGCTCTCCGCGCAGCTACAGGGAATTACCGCTTAGATTCTATGAATATGGCATTGTGCATAGACATGAGCGAAGTGGCGTGCTGCATGGTTTATTGCGTGTGAGGGAATTTACGCAAGATGATGCGCATATTTTTTGCAGAGCAGAGCAGATTGAGGAGGAAGTTAATCATATCATTGCTTTCACAAAAAGCATAATGCATGCCTTTAGTTTTAAATATGAAATGGAGCTATCCACGCGCCCAAGCAAATCAATAGGCAGCGATGAAGTGTGGGAAAATGCCACGAACGCGCTAAAGAAAGCTTTGGAGCAAAATAAGATACATTATGAGATTGATGAAGGTGGCGGGGCATTTTATGGTCCAAAGATTGATATTAAAATTACTGACGCCATAGGGCGCAAATGGCAGTGCGGCACGATACAAATTGATATGAATCTCCCTGAACGCTTTGAGCTAAGCTATACTGATGAGCATAATGCGCAAGTGCAGCCGGTGATGATTCATCGTGCTATACTTGGCTCATTTGAACGATTTGTGGCGATTTTGACAGAGCATTTTGGGGGTGAATTCCCACTTTTTATTGCTCCTACACAAGTAATTCTTGTCCCCATCGGTGATGCGCAACTTGAGTATGCAAGGGCTTTGCGTGATAAAATTATTACGCAAAGCGGCGCGTATGCTGAAGTTATGGATAAAAATGAAAGTCTAAGCAAGAAGATTCGCCTAGCTGAAAAGCAGCGCGTGCCTTTGATTATTGTCTTAGGAGCAAAAGAGGTGGAGAGTAAAATACTCTCAATCCGTGACAGGCGGGAGAAATCACAATATGAACTCCCTGAAGGTGAGTTTCTCACCATACTTAAAACAAAAATAGGAGAGGTTGCCTTTTGAGCAAAGAAGATGTATTACTCAATGAAGAGATAAACTTTAAAGAAGTGCGTTGCGTGAGCGATGATGGGGAGATGTATGGCGTTATTTCCTCTAAAGAGGCTTTGAGCTTGGCTCAAAAAGCGGGGCTTGATTTAGTGCTTATTTCGCCCAATGCAAATCCGCCTGTGTGTAAGATAATGGACTATGGCAAATTCCGCTATCATGCTGAAAAAAAGCAAAAAGAGGCGCGCAAGAAGCAAAAGCAAATCGAAATTAAAGAAATCAAGCTTTCTACGCAAATTGCGCAAAATGACATTAACTATAAAGTCAAGCACGCCATTGAATTTTTGCAAGCAGGCAAGCATGTGAGGTTTAAAGTATTTCTAAAACAGCGTGAGCTAAGCATTCCTCAAGCAGGTATGGAGACATTGCATAAAGTCGCGCTTATGCTTGAAGATATTGCAGTAGCGGAAAAAGAGCCAAAGCTAGAGGGCAAATACCTCAATATCCTCTATGTGCCAAAGAAAAAAGACAAACATTAATCTTATGAAAGGAGACAATAATGCCAAAGATGAAAACAAATCGTGGTGCAGCTAAACGCTTTAAGCTTAAAAAAAATGCCATCAAGCGCGGCAGCGCGTTTAAAAGTCATATCTTGACAAAAAAATCGCCTAAGCGCAAAGCACATCTTAACGCACCAAAATATGTTCACAGCACTAATGTTGATTCTGTAAAAAGCCTACTTTGTATGGCATAGAATCTAGCTCCCCACAGCATTTGTGGGCAAGAGAAGC
The window above is part of the Helicobacter jaachi genome. Proteins encoded here:
- the rpmI gene encoding 50S ribosomal protein L35 is translated as MPKMKTNRGAAKRFKLKKNAIKRGSAFKSHILTKKSPKRKAHLNAPKYVHSTNVDSVKSLLCMA
- the infC gene encoding translation initiation factor IF-3 is translated as MSKEDVLLNEEINFKEVRCVSDDGEMYGVISSKEALSLAQKAGLDLVLISPNANPPVCKIMDYGKFRYHAEKKQKEARKKQKQIEIKEIKLSTQIAQNDINYKVKHAIEFLQAGKHVRFKVFLKQRELSIPQAGMETLHKVALMLEDIAVAEKEPKLEGKYLNILYVPKKKDKH
- the thrS gene encoding threonine--tRNA ligase, with the translated sequence MSEVIGIKHNQSIYDICTAKELGISGDNILFNNSKESLSIIRHSCAHLMAQAIKALYPEAQFFVGPVVDEGFYYDFKVDSKISEEDLPTIESKMKEIAQNAYPINKYTLSRQEAQIKFGNDELKLAVMSRIPDDNLSIYAQGDFEDLCRGPHLPNTKFLQHFKLTKVAGAYLGGDEHAQMLVRIYGIAFADKQSLKDYLFAMEEAKKRDHRKLGQEMGLFTFDEEIGAGLPIWLPKGARLRQNIERLLTTALNERGYEPVRGPEILKSDVWKKSGHYANYKENMYFTTIDEQEYGIKPMNCVGHIKVYQSSPRSYRELPLRFYEYGIVHRHERSGVLHGLLRVREFTQDDAHIFCRAEQIEEEVNHIIAFTKSIMHAFSFKYEMELSTRPSKSIGSDEVWENATNALKKALEQNKIHYEIDEGGGAFYGPKIDIKITDAIGRKWQCGTIQIDMNLPERFELSYTDEHNAQVQPVMIHRAILGSFERFVAILTEHFGGEFPLFIAPTQVILVPIGDAQLEYARALRDKIITQSGAYAEVMDKNESLSKKIRLAEKQRVPLIIVLGAKEVESKILSIRDRREKSQYELPEGEFLTILKTKIGEVAF